GCGTTTACAGGAGAACTCCGCGTAAGCGATCAGTTCCGTCCATCGTTCCCGTTCGAGTCGTGCGGCGGGCTGTAGAATGTAGCTGCTCAAAGAACGGTTGCAGCACAAGCGAAATGAACTGAGATCCGTTGTCCGTCTGCGTTACGTTCGTCCTGTCAAGAGGTAGGGCGAGCGGTTCCATTGGGTCGGGAGTTATGCGCGTCGATGTCGCCGGGGGTGTTGCTGATCCGCGGGGTCGAGGTTCTGTCGGTGGTGCTGACTAGTTGTCCGCCATGGCAAACTCCACCGACAGCGGCACTGGACCAGACGAGACGATGACGGCTATCGCCGTAGCGATGCGGACCGCGGGAGTGGCCGAGCGGCGCGAAAGGCTGCTCGCGCTGTGGGAGCGCGTCGGTGCCGGCGGAGATCCATTGCATCGATGCACGATCAGCCACTATTTGGCCGACGTGTGCGACGATGCGGCGGAGGCGCTGACCTGGGATATCCGTGCGTTGGACGCTGCGGACACGTTGACCGACGACCGCGTCAAGGCACACCATGCGTCGTTGAACGTCGCCGGGTTCTATCCCTCTCTGCACCTCAGTTTGGCCGACAAGTATCGCCGGCTCAGTTCGTTGGCCGCTGCTGCGCGGCACTTGGACGAAGCGAATCGTCGGCTGCGAGCGCTTTCCGACGACGGCTACGGGCGGATCGTCAGGGATGGTATCGACCATGTCACTGTTGCCTTGGCCGCTGGCTCGACTGAACGGTTACCAAGTCACTGAATGTGTTGAGCATCAAAGTGATCGCACAGGGTGTCGCCGAAGCTTCGGCGGTCAATTCACAGGCGCCAACGCGTCGGCGAGCATGTGAATCGCCGCGGTGGTGGAAAGCGCACGCACGCTTGCGCGGTCGCCGGGGAGCCGGAGTGTGCGGGTCATGGTGGGCCGGTCGGCAGAGGCGATTGCGAAGCAGACAGTGCCGACCGGTTTGAGGTCTGTGCCGCCCCCCGGTCCCGCGACGCCACTGGTCGATACCGCGATATCGACGTCGAGTCTGCCCCGTGCGCCCTCCGCCATCTGGGCGGCCACTTCTTCACTGACAGCACCGTGTTCTTCGATCAGCTCAGCAGGGACGTCGAGGAGGCCGGTTTTGGCTTCGTTGGCGTAGGACACGACCGCGCCGATGACGTACGCCGACGATCCCGCGCGATCGGTGAGGCGTGCGGCGATCATGCCACCGGTGCACGATTCTGCGGTGGCAATCCGATGGCCTGCCAACCGGTTCGCCACGATGTCGTCGATGGTGGATCCGTCGATCGAAAAGACCTGTGCGCCATGATTTTTGTCGATGAGAGCAGCAAGATCCGCGTATGCGGTTGCGGCGGGCTCTGCGTAGCGGGTCACCATCTCGAGCTCGCCGAGCTGCAGGCAGGTGGTGATTTCGAGATCACCGAATCCCGTGACCTGGCGCTCCGCCGTCCGTAGCGTTGCGGCCAGGTCGGCTTCGGACAGCCCGTACGCACGTATGGTGTTCTGACGGATTTGAGTGCTTCGGGCCAGGACCTCGGCGACCGGCGCGGTATCGAGTGCCTCTGGCCACATCGCCTGCAGTTCGCGAGGCGGACCGGGCAATATCAGGACAGCGGGCAGTGCCCCGGAGTCTCCGGCAGGTATCGCGACACCGGGGGCGGTTCCGGTCGGTGGAATGGAATACGCACCGTGCGGAACCATTGCCTGCTTGCGAATACCTGCCAGCAGCGGCTCTGAGTCGGTGGCAGAACTCAGCCGGCTTCGCCATCGCTGCACGATTGCGTGGATGCGTTGCTCGAGTTGGTCGTCGAGGTGCAATTCGCGGTCGTACAGAGCGGCAACGGTCTCCACGGTGAGATCGTCAGCGGTCGGGCCTAAGCCTCCGGTGGTGACGATCAAGTCGACGCGCTGATCCGCGAGAAACTGCAGTTGCGCCGTCAGGTCCTCGGGGCGGTCACCGCAGATCGTGATGTGTGCAACGTCCACTCCCATCTCCAAGAGTTGCTGAGCTACCCACGGGCCGTTCCTGTCGGTGACCCGTCCGGCCAGAACTTCGTTTCCCGTAACCACTACACCCGCGCGCACCGTCATTCCTCGACCATACTGGCGACCGTCATATCTACGCGGATAGCCGCCTCCGGTGTAACGACGACCGATGTCCTCAGTAGGACCGGTCGCCTCGAGTTCAGCTGAGACGGCGGACCTGTAACAGTCCGATAGCACCTATGGCGACGCTGAAGGTAAGCATCAGCCCAGTTTCAATGGCTTGGAACCGCCAGAAGTCGTCCTCGGTGTAGTAGCGAATGTCGAAGCCATCGACGCCTTGGTCCTTTAGACACGCATCGAATCGATCGGCACGGTTCGTTCTGTCGAGTCGCGCCCGCTCGGCGCGCTGTTCGTCCGACTCATCGGCACGCTTTTCTCCGGATCCATCCTGGTACTGCGGCCGACAGCGTGTGGTTTCGGGCCTTACAGTTGCACCACTCGCATCGACGTAGCCGGCGTCGATGACCCAGGTTCCGTCCGTGGTGTAGTACGGGTTCGGAGGGTATTCGGATTCGCGGTACAGACCGTCTATCGCCTCGCTTCGGACCGTGGGTGTTCCGTAGTGCTCACGTGCGATCCACGTGAAAGCGACAGGGACGAAAAGGAATACGAACAGCGTGGCGAGCATGGCCATGATCCCGCTACGGAACACGAGTGCCAGAGTGCTACCGATGAGCAATACGACGAGTGTGTACGCGCCGAGAACGACACCGGCGGTTTCGAAGTGCGGAAAATCGAACAACGAGAACTTGACGGACGGCTTGCCACTCGTGCTCATTGAATCTCGTGATGGACCCGCGGCCCAGTGCAATGCCAACCCGAGACACAACATTGCACCCGAGATCGGCAAGAAGACCACAACAATGCGTGCGAAGTACCACTGAACCCTGCTTGTCGATTGCGTCAGCGACAATACGTGCATTTGGGAATCCACTT
This region of Rhodococcus sp. PAMC28707 genomic DNA includes:
- a CDS encoding competence/damage-inducible protein A, translated to MTVRAGVVVTGNEVLAGRVTDRNGPWVAQQLLEMGVDVAHITICGDRPEDLTAQLQFLADQRVDLIVTTGGLGPTADDLTVETVAALYDRELHLDDQLEQRIHAIVQRWRSRLSSATDSEPLLAGIRKQAMVPHGAYSIPPTGTAPGVAIPAGDSGALPAVLILPGPPRELQAMWPEALDTAPVAEVLARSTQIRQNTIRAYGLSEADLAATLRTAERQVTGFGDLEITTCLQLGELEMVTRYAEPAATAYADLAALIDKNHGAQVFSIDGSTIDDIVANRLAGHRIATAESCTGGMIAARLTDRAGSSAYVIGAVVSYANEAKTGLLDVPAELIEEHGAVSEEVAAQMAEGARGRLDVDIAVSTSGVAGPGGGTDLKPVGTVCFAIASADRPTMTRTLRLPGDRASVRALSTTAAIHMLADALAPVN